One window from the genome of Cucumis melo cultivar AY chromosome 12, USDA_Cmelo_AY_1.0, whole genome shotgun sequence encodes:
- the LOC103498284 gene encoding E3 ubiquitin-protein ligase BOI-like, with amino-acid sequence MAVEARPMNLLPSHQFIIPNNRDFIKQNQELASTHMTPTTDTTTPGIIWPYTAVKPAVTPEATLNNFATTMYDWGKAESGLTSNNFPSTAPTRKRTRSRSFYDEPGGRLLDEEIINSHIQQQQSEMDRFIAIHREKMRIEMEIRKKRESGMLVRAIEERVVKKLKEKEEEIERMGKLNWVLQERVKRLCMENQVWRDLAESNEATVNCLRNNLEQVILMAANKNVGGVAGAKEKEEKAESSCGSTSECGRKEEEEEEAESGGGGRCRKCGAGESRVLVLPCRHLCLCTMCGSTIHSCPVCNSAINASVHVNFS; translated from the exons ATGGCAGTTGAAGCACGGCCTATGAATCTTCTACCTTCTCATCAGTTCATCATCCCCAACAACAG AGATTTCATCAAACAGAATCAAGAATTAGCAAGCACCCACATGACACCTACCACGGACACCACCACCCCAGGAATAATATGGCCTTACACGGCCGTCAAACCAGCGGTTACACCGGAGGCGACTCTCAATAACTTCGCCACTACTATGTACGATTGGGGAAAAGCAGAGAGTGGACTTACATCCAATAACTTCCCATCAACCGCTCCCACCCGAAAGAGAACGAGATCGCGTTCCTTTTACGATGAACCGGGGGGGAGGTTGTTGGATGAAGAAATCATAAACTCCCACATTCAGCAACAACAGAGTGAAATGGATCGGTTCATTGCAATCCAT AGGGAGAAGATGAGGATAGAAATGGAGAtacggaagaagagggaatcgGGGATGTTGGTAAGGGCAATAGAGGAAAGAGTGgtgaagaaattgaaagaaaaagaagaagaaatagaaaGAATGGGGAAATTGAATTGGGTATTGCAAGAGAGAGTGAAACGGCTGTGTATGGAGAATCAAGTATGGAGGGATTTGGCAGAGAGCAATGAAGCGACGGTGAATTGCTTAAGGAATAATTTGGAGCAGGTGATATTAATGGCGGCAAATAAGAACGTGGGTGGTGTGGCGGGGGCGAAGGAGAAGGAGGAGAAGGCGGAGTCAAGCTGTGGGAGTACAAGTGAGTGTGGaaggaaggaggaggaggaggaggaggcgGAGAGTGGAGGAGGAGGGCGGTGCCGGAAGTGTGGGGCGGGGGAATCGAGGGTGTTGGTGTTGCCATGCAGGCATCTTTGTTTGTGTACAATGTGTGGGTCCACAATTCACAGTTGCCCAGTATGTAATTCTGCCATTAATGCCAGCGTCCATGTTAATTTTTCTTGA